GTTATGTGCACTTCGTACACGTTTATCAACTGGGTATGTAGATTGCCTAGCCTGGATTTGTTTCCTATTTTCTAGCGTCGTTTGAGTAATTCTACTCATACGACGTGGCGGTTTGTGGGGTATACATCAGTGTCTTAATCGACACGGTAATGGTGGATCCGACGCAATTGTGAACGGAGAGGCGGTATGGATTTCTTGAACCCCCGCAGACGGTTCAGTTTTCTGTTTAGTTTACCGGCAGGTGGCTAAGTCGCGACGTCTCCTTATCTTCGTTTCGGATCGGTTTCCGTTCGAGTTTGGCCCCCCATTGGGGCTGAACAATTCGTAGCAAAGCTTGTTGCTTGGCTTTGCTTTTGTTTAACCGCTACGTGCTTGCCGCGAGCGCAACGTTCTGTGAGAACCCTCAACTATGAAAATCAAGCTAACAAGTTTCCTTTTGGCGGCGGGGCTTTGCCTCTCGGCCACCGCTCAGGACAAGCCGAATATCCTTGTCATCTGGGGTGACGATATCGGCACCGAAAATATCAGCGACTACAACCGTGGGATGATGGGCTACAAAACGCCTAACATCGATCGCGTCGCAAAAGAAGGTATCTTCTTCACCGACTACTACGGCCAACAATCGTGCACCGCCGGTCGTGCGGCGTTCATCGGTGGCAGTGTTCCTGTCCGCAGCGGAATGACGAAAGTCGGTCTTCCGGGCGCAAAAGAAGGTTGGCAGAAGACCGACGTCACGATGGCGACCGTCTTGAAAAGCCTCGGCTATTCGACGGGCCAATTTGGCAAGAACCACCAAGGCGATCGCGATGAACACCTGCCAACACAGCATGGATTTGATGAGTTCCTCGGCAATCTATATCACTTGAACGCTGAGGAAGAACCCGAAAACGAAGACTATCCCGCCGACATGAAAATGGCCGATGGGCGAACGTTTTTGCAAGTCTTTGGTCCGCGTGGCGTGATCAAAGCGAGTGCCGATGGAAAGATCGAAGATACGGGACCATTGACCAAGAAGCGGATGGAAACGATCGACGAGGAAACCATCGCTGCGGCGAAGGACTTCATCACGCGTCAGCACAAAGCGGGCAAGCCGTTCTTCTGCTGGTGGAACGGAACTCGGATGCACTTCCGCACGCATGTGAAGAAGGAACACCGGCACAAAGGAAACGATGAGTACACCGACGGCATGATCGAACACGACATGCAAGTTGGCGAATTGTTGGATCTCCTGGATGAACTGGGCATCGCCGACAACACGATCGTTCAATACTCCACCGACAACGGCCCCCACTACAACACTTGGCCCGATGCCGGAACGACACC
Above is a genomic segment from Rosistilla ulvae containing:
- a CDS encoding arylsulfatase, translated to MKIKLTSFLLAAGLCLSATAQDKPNILVIWGDDIGTENISDYNRGMMGYKTPNIDRVAKEGIFFTDYYGQQSCTAGRAAFIGGSVPVRSGMTKVGLPGAKEGWQKTDVTMATVLKSLGYSTGQFGKNHQGDRDEHLPTQHGFDEFLGNLYHLNAEEEPENEDYPADMKMADGRTFLQVFGPRGVIKASADGKIEDTGPLTKKRMETIDEETIAAAKDFITRQHKAGKPFFCWWNGTRMHFRTHVKKEHRHKGNDEYTDGMIEHDMQVGELLDLLDELGIADNTIVQYSTDNGPHYNTWPDAGTTPFRSEKNSNWEGAYRVPCYVRWPGKFAAGTTLNGIVAHEDWLPTFAAAAGSTDIKSKLLEGVELNGRTYKNHIDGYNQLDYLTGKVDESPRREFMYVNDDGQIVAIRYDAWKAVFLENRGVAFEVWREPFTELRVPLLFNLRRDPFEKAQHNSNTYNDWFLSRVYVLAPMQQFAGKFLMTMKEFPPSQTPGSFNLEKIQKQIEGSLGGR